Below is a genomic region from Medicago truncatula cultivar Jemalong A17 chromosome 3, MtrunA17r5.0-ANR, whole genome shotgun sequence.
catgtttcatgcatcccatttagcattccctccactttctttagcctagcatttatcttttgcaagttttaattcatttggtaatgtaatttgttatcattggtttgtagcttggcaaaggggccatagaatgtatttaggcaatttttgtaatatggactatggacactatgatgcaccgacacgcacacactcaccttagatgtatgcgtaggattgtatggttagatgagcgcttaggtttgaacacttagagaaaatccatctttttccaaaaaagaacaattgaacttcacttcaaaaattttcataataaatatgaagtcaacacttcatttttttcttttctttttcttaagaaaaattcaattcatcttaatcatttagactttcttttttaatcactaatcaaacctcactttttgctaaatctaatgcccttgaggcctctcatctctattcttcaaaatctcttttcaaacttaaaatcaaccaataaaaacaaaaaaccatttttgagaatgaactacgaacggttttgatcccttaaaagggtacgtaggcaatgagtcagaactcatccaagccgaaataaaaatcaaattctacttcttctcaccccccattcttaactaatcacaccttcattttttacaaatagtctctaaaaataaagcgtagaaataaacttaggagagcggttcttatggaataccataatcgctccgggtgcctcacaccttcccgtagcgaaaacgacccccggattcggaaactcaagggtttttctccttttacccttcccaagaaaaaagagagatatcaacggtcgaaaggttcaagtccaattaatggcttggcacccaaaaaccatgataacaataaCTATtggatattcattttaaaaattcttattttgtATATCCGGTAGATAACTACCGGatgttcatttttaaaattttcattttctaccTCTGGTAGATAACTACCAAATGTTCATCCCGTAACTCAAACTAGTCGAACTACATATGTCCACATAAACGAGGGACCAAAATGTCTGATATTTTTGTAATCCAAAGGGCTCTTCAAATGTGATAGCTTTTAATGAACTTATCTAAGAAGTTGACATATTTTGTGCACAATGACCTTAGTTTTGGAAAAGCTATGTCAAGCCATGGTTCAATAAATAATaagattataaatatatattccataTTGATATTGATGCATAATGACCAAAGAAGTTGAATGTACTACCAGCAAGGTAGTAGCCCTTTGGATTaccaaaatatcatttattttggtcccttgcCTATGTGGACATTTGTAGTTCGATTGGTTTGTGTTATAGGTTGAACATCCGGTAGTTATCTACCAGAGgtagaaaatggaaaattttaaaatgaatatctGGTAGAGTTATCTACCGCCTACCGGAggtacaaaatatttttttatttatttttaaaatgaacatcCGGTAGATATGTGCATGATGCTCCGATTGATACATACCAGACATGTTATTAAATGTTACTTCGTAATTTTAGGGGCCTAAAGAGATATGGAGAAGGCCTATAAAGAAATCTTCTAAAAATACAGGAGTATTTCATTAATTATTGTTCGGTCTATGGTCATAGTGAAAGAGAGTCGAGAGAGATAGTAATTAAGTGTAATAGAGAAATAAATATGGAAAATGTTTGATGGATATTCTTGAGAGAGAGATAAAAAGAACATGCATATTCTTAGGTATTTTGAAGTTTGATTGGATACCTACCAATACATGTTGTCTGAATTTGTTTgatatttacatttattttataataaattaatataaaagtaTGAAATGACATTGAATAATATGTATATATTCATTAAACTTACATGAATATCATTATGTTCATCAATACGATTAACATAACAGATTGTAAtaagaagagaaagataaaaataaaatgagttgttgaaTGTGTGAATTTAAATATAAGGCATTCAAACATAAGAGACCCCAAATATAATGGTTGAATAATAAAATGGCCTTAAAAACGTTGTCTTATCGGTGCTTCGCATGCAATACAAAGACCCTACTTTGACGTCTCTACGCACTCAAACTCAAAAGCAAGCAATAAGCAATGCCACCATTTTCCTTCATAACCGTTATCCAACGGAACCCATATTCCCCGGTAACTAAATTCAAACTAACACACTCTGAAAAGCTAAACACAAAAAAAGTCCCAAAAGCAAAAGATAAATGATGGCTTCATTCCTTTTTTCAAATCCAAATTCCAACGTTATATTAAATTACGTAAACACCACAATCACcacccttttcttcttcctctcaccTCTTTCTTTCCCTttgcatttcatttaatttctcAACCAAATTATGGGTTCATGCATTAGCAAATGCAGACCCAACAAACATTCTCTAAATCATTTCAACAAAGACAAACTTGTTATCTCTCATCAACCTCCACCAACCCCAACAACCCTTCTTCATTCTTCCAACAAAATCTCACCTTCTCCTCCATCTCCAACCTCTTCCATTTCCTCCTTTACATGCACCACTTCCAAAACCATCTCCTCAGCTTCTTCCTTTTCAAGCACAAATTCCTCATCTTTAAGCTCCAAAGATAGATCCTTCTCCAATGACTTCCTTTGGTCTTGCTACAAGGAAAATCCACACATCATCACTCGTATCAATTCCCTCACCAAACCTACACCTCAACCTAAAAAGATCATAAACCCTtcaccaacaaaacaaaacatgccACAAAAAAGAGTTCGATCAAATTCACCAACCAACCTAACAAGACAAAAGAGTTTCAGAAAGGAAGTTGAACCTCAACTACCACTGAGGCCTAATAGAATGTTGGGTTCACCTTCTCCGAGTCGTAGATTCAATGGAAGTGTTGTATCTACCACTATTTCGGATAATAGTGTTTCGAAGCGAATGAGTAATAGCCCTAAGGCTAGTGTAGCTCATTCATCACGTTCTGTTAATTCTACTTCTATAAGGAAAGAAAGTGTTAGAGCAGCAGCTATTAGTCCAAACAACAGTTTGCGGCGGGTTCAATCTTCTGGTTTGAGTTTGAGGCATAGAGAAACTGTGGTTAAGGATGTGATTTCtggtaatcatcataatattgaCTCAATTATGGAAGATATTGATAATCCTCTTATCTCATTGGACTGTTTCATCTTTTTGTAGAAAACAGTGTTTGTGTGTCCtctatattttgatttatttggtgTTCTGTTTATACATTGTTTGAAACCAATTTtctatgtttgttttttgttttatctttttggGGCTTGTTGATTTTGAATATTGGAATTTATTCATTACTAGCTAGTTTACTACTATAGAAGTTTGTAAGGTTGATAAGATTTGTGTTTCTAATTATAAGAGTAAAGAAACAGTTGTGTGTGCTAGtttgaatttgtattttgtACAGCATAATGATCAATATAGCTTCTTGCTTACTTTTGTGGCAATATGAATACATAAATTCAGCTATGCATTTATCaatgtgtaacaaaaaaaagttatatatatttCAGAAATTCATGTACATCATGACCAACATTTCTAGAAATGTTGATAGAATTAGGACTTTATACACCCGAATCTTGTGTTATGATTGCCTTATGATAATAGAAGTTCAAATGCTTAGGGTgtaactctttcaaaaaaaataaaaatgcttagGCTGTAACACTAGGTTTGTTTCgatttttgggagaaaaaattgaaccaaattaaaatagatatcaagttttttgttttgaatgtgaCATTGATCTACACAAACCAATAGAGTGTTTAGTTTTGATTCGAtgaaaaaaaccaaataaactAAATTGCATTGGGTTGATTTTTACACCCTACACATACTAAGAATCATGTCAAGTTGAAAGCAAAGTGATATTATTAAGCTCCACACAGTAAACACTAATGCAGAGAATTAGGTGCATACTAGATTACATGTCATCAaactttcatataaaaaaagaagtcaTCAAACTTGAATTTGTCTTGTGAAACTTATAATTTGttcaagttatttttttttaggctaaaatatggttttggtccctgcaaatatgactcgttttagttttagtccctgtaattttttttttgttgtttttgatccctgcaaatattttgttttttctaataaatggttcagtcatcatgtgtcaTGTGTGCAATTCATCACTAAAATGGGGTCagagaccaaaaccaaaacgaggcatatttgcagtgaccaaaaacaaaaacaaaaaattacagggactaaaaccaaaatgagacatatttgcagggaccaaaatcatattttaacttttttttatgacataagTTGTTCAAATTTGACTTGATCATTTTAAGGTGTCTAATTAAAAACTTgagtttaactttttaataggaTTAAAAAGTTTTGTCGAGGACATGCCTAAATTGAATGGAGTGAACTTTTTTACGGTGAGTGGGGGGTGCAAAATGAGTTTTTTGGCAAAAACATTCCAAGAAGAGGAAGTTTTTTTTAGGTGATTCGTAGTTTTAAAGGGAACAAAAGTTCGGATCCAAAGggattcaattttaatttctacAAAACATTTTTGGGGGTGTAAATAGAAGATGCGTTTAATTGAGATAATTGCCCAATTTAATCACAATGGCTGTCTTTCAAGGGGTTTGTCCTCTTATTTCATAACTATAATTCCGAAAATTCTTGATGTTCAATCACTTCAGAATTTCCGACCAATTTATCTCCTTGGAAGTATTTACAAATGAGCCTTCTTAATGAGTGTTCTCTATGAATTCtttaaacatatcaaaataagtactagtaattattttttaaaaaagtcaaatatttcgatttccaatgcattgattacatgcATTTTTCATAAATACTTACTACTTATGGTCTTAAAAAATGTCTcaggacactcgttaacatttccctttacaAATTGATGACAAAGGTTTTTGCTATCCGACTAGCTTTGGTGATAGATTCCATAATTTCTCGAAATCAATTGGCTTTCCTTAAAGAAAGACTTCttgttgatggtgatgatgtAGTTAACGAGGTGGTGGATTTAGCAAAAAAGGATTGTTTGATCTTTAAGGTGGGTTTTGAAAAAACCAAGGACTCAGTAAGTTGAAGCTTCATTGAGTATATCATGAAGAGATTTAGATTTTGTGCCAAGAGGATAAATTGATCTTTGAGGGAAATTTTTCGTTGTCTCAAGTAGAAATTCATAATGGTCTTAAGCAAGGTGAACCATTACTCTTGGTTGAGGAGCAAGGGGCTCGGTGTGTTTACGAAGAAAACAATATCTAAAGATTATTATAAAGATTGGTAAGTCGGATGTGACGATTTCTCATTTGTAATATGTCGATGACATTTTATTTATGGGGGAGGTTtgtgtgaaaaaaaataaagtttttttttttttattattttttacagttatacttttctttttgaacTCAAATTCAAACTAAGAACAATATTCTTCTGTTTTTTCTCCGACCAATAACTATAATCGTTATGGAATAAAAACATGACTTGATCCAATATTTTGCCGTCCCAGTATGTTAGTTGAATTGGATCCGTTTGCCTTAAACAACGCGTTAATTAAGATCTTCCCCTAATACTATGTTGTTTCACTGTCCCTTTTCATCCACTTAATAAGTATATCAATATCAACTAGAATTAGAGCCACTAAATGTCATATAAGATCAAGATCAGTAGTTCATCCTTCAATATTGGCTCATTAGTCATTACCCTAAagtcttttttatttgattttcatgttttttcttcattgttgCCGTCTCCAATAAATATAATTACAATTACAAAATATGAGATTGTACGCATGCATTGAAAGGATTATTAGATTTGagtatatacatatttttcatatatgtaATCAAGaatacttcaaaaaatttagtataaataattttcctATCAAATTAAAATGTCATATCCTAAGACCGACGTCTATTTATGTACCAAATTACAACCTCACAAATTCAACTAAACGTCAAGAAATTTGGTCCACATTGAAATTCCGCCGTTTGCATGATAATTTGAATACTAATCCGGGATTTGATAGCAATAAGAGTAAGAGCAAATGGTTACCACAGAAATTACAGGATTGAAGATTGCGATTCTTCttttataaaagatatatttatcTTGTTAAGTGTAATAATAGTGTGCACGTGTCAAAATATTATTTGCATGAACAACAATGACAACATCACCATTATGGCCCGCAAAATTATAATATGTCTGGGATCGAATAGACGAGTTATTAACCAAATCATTTGCATTTTAAAAGTTGATACACTTTCTATCAACGAGTTGAATATGACTGGCCAACCATTTAATATGTTGTTTAAAGGGAGTGAGTTGAGATTTTGTGACTAAACAAACTTATTTACCCATCATATCTTCAAAAAATACCCATTGATTAttgaaaaaaacatttcatGGTGGAATTTTTCACTTCTGTTATTccctattttttaaattttttttactactTGAGAAAAGTGCAAACATTATATATACTTATGTTCTATGTACACTTGTTGTGCCAAGGTTGGCCTAAATGTTAGACCTAAAGTATTCAGTCTCAAAGTGAAAGTGAACAAATTATAAAGGTAGAGGAAATGAAGTCGAGTTGCACTTCGAGTGATCCAGAAATTCAATTGAAAGGGgccaaaaaatttataatccattttaatattaaatgattaTTAAAACTATATAACccatccccgtgagcttagctcagttggtagggatattgcatattatatgcaggagccggggttcgaaccccggacactccatttctccacaattaaattgtgtgagctctagccactaggctacttgaccaaaaaaaaaaactatataacccaaaatttaaaagtgataaaaaaataacatttttattattatattttttacctAATCCTTAAATTTAAAtgaacatttaaaataaaatagtaataaaatCGTATATGGATTATAAAAcactaatattattttattttattttcaatataaacaaaaaaaataaccaacTGGTGTATTaatgtttatattatttattttttgaaaaaatacgAGAAGAGagatcaattattttattattaaataaaattaatgattcTTTTACAATCGTCTCCAAGATGATTTGAATTATTTCCCTTAATCCGAGGTTATCAAAGTAAATCTCTTATCACTAATCTATAATTCCATTGACATTATTTCATTATTGCTAGTATGGCATAATGTTACTTAATGAAGAAGGAGGGGTCAGGACTCTTGCCTCTTTTTTCCTAGCTATATGTCATTGGAAGAAGGAGTAGTTCAGTCCTGTAATTTTTCAGTCTAATGGAATGGATATATACTGTTTTAGTCAAGAATATATGTACTGATAAACAATTTGTAATGCAATAATTTGTCACATCCTCAATCGATTGTACCGTATGTAGTACAGATGTTAGAATAGAACGAAACATGCAACTTTACATAAAAAGTGGTGCatattttttggtacataaATTTTGgtataaatgaaaaaagtaaagagaccaaaataaaaaatatgatcacATCATGTTTCGTAAGTGACTGCATATGTGATATACTAAGCTTCAAAATCTCAccatgttgaattttttaaacttaATATTGACGGTTTTTACCAAGCCTTCGACATATCAATTGCTTGTGATACGTTAAATAGAGACTCGACACACCATTTCATTAAAAGATTCCATCACAATTTAGAAACCTCTACGGCCATCTATGTTGAATATGGAGGTCCCAatcttatctatttatttcctttttgtagAAGTAGTTTACTCAGTTGGGTGAAAAAATCATCACATTCATTATTtcagctcacacattttaaatatagaGAAGTGGtaaatttaaagtttaaattcCAATCCATGCATACTTATAGTTACTAACTGAATTGTgctttgaataaatttttcttttgataaggtggaatgatatttatttagatatatttgtataaattaaattcatttatacacaaacacatatatatatatatatatatatatatatatatatatatatatatatatatatatatatatatatatataccgataaaaaaaagtaaatgaaataatttgtcacgtttttaaaaataaaaaatgtcacgtCCTCAATCACTTATATGAAATTCACATGTTAGAGTAGAACAAAACATGCAACTTTACGCAAAAAGTTGTACATTATTTTggtacataatatttttttgacagaattggtacataaattttaaattaaacataaatgGCAAAACTAAAgagaacaaaataaataatagtaggATCATATATCATGTtctgtcaaaaagaaaattatgatcATATCATGTATTAATCAAAAGATGTGACCCAAATGATTAACGGTCCccaattaaaaacaaatcttGAGAGAACTAGAGTTTAATTTCTAAAAAgtatattttgttcaaaaaaaatttctaaaaagtattatgtttttgatccctataaatatacaaacttttcgttttagtctctctaaaattttccttcaacttttagtcccttaaaaattttccatcttcacttttggtccctcttttaaagtaaactcatatgtagaattcatatttttgaatcaaattttccaaaaaaattcataatattatatgaatctctcccaaaaaaaattagaattttttaacaaaacatgaatttagtatgaatttttatattttttatggttaaaaattcatatttaatttatgtttacttaaaaaattctaaatttttttgggaaatgtttttacaatattctacacatttctgtacaatttcgttaaaaaaaaactaaaatttactttaaaatagggacaaaagtagtgattcaaaattttatagggactaaaagttgaagggaaattttagagggactaaaacgaaaagttggtatatttatagggaccaaaaacatatttaacccaaattttattt
It encodes:
- the LOC25489721 gene encoding uncharacterized protein, which encodes MGSCISKCRPNKHSLNHFNKDKLVISHQPPPTPTTLLHSSNKISPSPPSPTSSISSFTCTTSKTISSASSFSSTNSSSLSSKDRSFSNDFLWSCYKENPHIITRINSLTKPTPQPKKIINPSPTKQNMPQKRVRSNSPTNLTRQKSFRKEVEPQLPLRPNRMLGSPSPSRRFNGSVVSTTISDNSVSKRMSNSPKASVAHSSRSVNSTSIRKESVRAAAISPNNSLRRVQSSGLSLRHRETVVKDVISGNHHNIDSIMEDIDNPLISLDCFIFL